A genomic window from Kineosporia sp. NBRC 101731 includes:
- a CDS encoding SRPBCC domain-containing protein — protein MTAGTPVHLLRDLPAQPSRVWSALTGTDHLSLWFTPTRRTPDGVYELTFHEDDGEYTKRFVIGACSRGKDRALRSFHGRLEDPGYPDSTVSLRLWPHGSGTRLELTHHDPPPSLAEGYSTGWAEYLDALAQHLDR, from the coding sequence ATGACGGCCGGTACACCCGTCCACCTCCTTCGCGACCTTCCCGCGCAACCGTCGCGGGTGTGGTCCGCCCTCACCGGAACCGATCATCTCAGTCTCTGGTTCACGCCCACCCGCCGTACCCCGGACGGGGTCTACGAACTGACCTTTCACGAGGATGACGGCGAGTACACGAAACGGTTCGTGATCGGTGCCTGCTCCCGCGGGAAGGACCGGGCGCTGAGATCGTTCCACGGGCGGCTCGAAGACCCCGGCTACCCGGACAGCACGGTCTCGTTACGACTGTGGCCGCACGGCTCCGGTACCCGGCTCGAGCTGACGCATCACGATCCACCGCCCTCGCTCGCCGAGGGATACAGCACCGGATGGGCGGAGTACCTGGATGCTCTGGCGCAGCACCTCGACCGCTGA
- a CDS encoding winged helix-turn-helix transcriptional regulator yields the protein MATAPDKRMYGQFCGLAAALDVIGERWTLLIVRELLLGPARFNQLAENLPGLGPNLLSSRLQTLANEGLVDSAPVEGDGRGKVYQLTALGAGLRQPVLALARWGLQRLDDDIAVSGYTRAAWGFLAVEAMVAAGPRPTVDETYEFRVDDEAFHIEVRDGKAVTGRGAGPDPAIICSTDAGTFIRIGAGLLSPFEAVVTGRLNLQGDFEAIERCTRLMGLATDG from the coding sequence ATGGCCACCGCTCCCGACAAGCGCATGTACGGGCAGTTCTGCGGCCTCGCCGCTGCGCTGGACGTGATCGGTGAACGCTGGACGCTGCTGATCGTGCGGGAGCTGCTCCTGGGTCCCGCCCGGTTCAACCAGCTGGCCGAGAACCTGCCCGGCCTCGGCCCCAACCTGCTCTCCAGCCGGTTGCAGACCCTGGCCAACGAGGGCCTCGTGGACTCCGCCCCGGTGGAGGGCGACGGCCGGGGCAAGGTCTACCAGCTCACGGCGCTCGGCGCGGGGCTGCGCCAGCCGGTGCTGGCGCTGGCCCGGTGGGGGCTGCAACGTCTGGACGACGACATCGCGGTCAGCGGTTACACGCGTGCTGCCTGGGGTTTCCTCGCCGTCGAGGCGATGGTGGCGGCCGGGCCCCGACCCACGGTCGATGAGACCTACGAGTTCCGGGTCGACGACGAGGCTTTCCACATCGAGGTCCGCGACGGCAAGGCGGTCACCGGTCGGGGCGCCGGACCCGACCCCGCCATCATCTGCTCCACCGACGCCGGCACCTTCATCCGGATCGGGGCCGGCCTCCTCAGCCCCTTCGAGGCCGTCGTCACCGGGCGACTCAACCTCCAGGGCGATTTCGAGGCGATCGAGCGATGCACCCGGTTGATGGGCCTGGCCACCGACGGATGA